In one Watersipora subatra chromosome 6, tzWatSuba1.1, whole genome shotgun sequence genomic region, the following are encoded:
- the LOC137398104 gene encoding uncharacterized protein: MVVPVYISANDSVDEVLVYALLDSGSDSTYITRDIANQIRPPSTSEKVTVTTLNGDKTGLINKYKITLRCFEPASERQIHSVQAYEQETIPCNLAQIPTSRIANNMHHLKEIAKLLPPTLDAPIGLLIGRDFSHLLAPHETIIGKHDEPFAVKTVLGWTLCGGNSRHKNTLLTTHLAQKGEFDDLDDRRKASQNDIKFVKILEEGITQDAGGSITLPLPFKDVPFMPNNRSQAERRLNQLIQRFKKDSILKKEYFNFMQEMIDNGHAEPVAESTAETGQVWYLPHFSVYHPRKGKIRVVFDASAHFQNKCLNEELLPGPDHINSLVGILLRFRTKPIALSCDIQKMFLNFKVTTEHRDYLRFLWVDSNLSEVKEYRMTVHLFGATSSPGVATFALRKLATQNSSKNPEASAFITENFYVDDGLASVASVPEAIKLIGDATKICADANLRLHKFASNNRDVLKSIPITERASETQGLDLYKDKLPAERTLGLE, from the coding sequence ATGGTGGTGCCTGTCTATATATCAGCAAATGACTCTGTAGATGAGGTGCTGGTATATGCACTGCTTGATAGTGGATCAGACAGCACATACATAACCAGAGACATAGCTAACCAAATTAGGCCTCCCAGCACATCTGAGAAAGTTACTGTGACAACACTCAATGGAGATAAAACTGGGCTCATCAACAAGTACAAAATCACATTGCGATGTTTTGAACCAGCGTCAGAAAGACAGATACACTCTGTTCAGGCTTATGAACAAGAAACCATACCATGCAACCTTGCACAAATCCCAACGTCTAGAATCGCAAACAACATGCATCATCTCAAGGAAATTGCCAAATTACTACCTCCAACTCTTGATGCACCTATTGGTTTGCTGATAGGGAGAGATTTTTCTCACCTGTTAGCACCACACGAAACAATCATCGGAAAACATGATGAACCTTTCGCGGTAAAAACAGTCCTTGGATGGACATTGTGTGGTGGTAACTCTAGGCATAAAAACACTTTGCTTACAACTCATCTTGCACAAAAGGGTGAGTTTGATGACCTCGATGACAGAAGGAAGGCATCCCAAAACGACATCAAGTTTGTAAAAATACTAGAGGAAGGAATTACACAAGATGCGGGTGGGTCAATAACCCTTCCACTACCTTTCAAAGATGTACCATTCATGCCTAACAATAGAAGTCAAGCCGAACGCAGACTGAATCAGCTCATCCAGAGATTTAAGAAGGATTCCATACTGAAAAAGGAATATTTCAACTTCATGCAAGAAATGATTGATAATGGGCATGCCGAACCAGTTGCAGAAAGTACCGCAGAAACAGGTCAAGTCTGGTATCTACCACACTTCAGTGTCTACCATCCAAGAAAGGGAAAAATACGAGTTGTTTTTGATGCGAGTGCGCACTTTCAAAACAAATGTCTAAATGAAGAACTCCTTCCTGGACCAGACCACATAAATAGTCTGGTTGGAATACTTTTGAGATTCAGGACAAAGCCTATAGCTCTCTCGTGTGACATTCAAAAAATGTTTCTCAACTTCAAAGTGACAACAGAACACAGAGACTATTTGAGGTTTCTGTGGGTTGACTCAAACCTGTCTGAAGTCAAGGAGTACAGAATGACTGTGCATCTTTTTGGTGCGACGTCTTCACCTGGAGTAGCAACATTTGCGTTGCGCAAACTAGCAACACAAAACAGTTCGAAAAACCCAGAAGCTAGTGCCTTTATCACCGAAAACTTCTACGTGGATGATGGCCTTGCTAGTGTGGCTAGCGTTCCTGAGGCAATCAAGCTTATAGGAGACGCAACAAAGATATGTGCTGATGCCAACCTCCGATTACACAAATTTGCTAGCAACAATAGAGACGTCTTAAAGTCTATACCTATTACAGAAAGAGCTTCTGAGACACAAGGGTTAGACTTGTACAAGGATAAACTGCCTGCTGAGAGAACTCTTGGATTGGAGTAG